The following are encoded together in the Platichthys flesus chromosome 9, fPlaFle2.1, whole genome shotgun sequence genome:
- the glrx2 gene encoding glutaredoxin 2 isoform X1, with the protein MFHPGQQLDYFLAVCHFVSMWSRAGSLPRLAWTGCRRMGNFTSSTTGSLSSTSCVQYVQEVVSQNCVVIFSKTTCPYCKMAKNVFNEIGANYKVVELDEHNDGRRLQEALAQVTGARTVPRVFINGNCIGGCSDTKQLHQQGRLVPLIEQCAPCCSSSEGSASGQFAK; encoded by the exons ATGTTCCACCCAGGTCAACAGCTCGATTACTTTCTGGCCGTGTGTCACTTTGTCTCCATGTGGTCTCGGGCCGGAAGCCTCCCGAGGCTGGCGTGGACCGGCTGCCGAAG aATGGGGAATTTTACATCGTCCACGACTGGGAGTCTGTCGAGCACATCCTGCGTACAGTATGTTCAG GAAGTGGTGTCACAGAACTGTGTCGTGATATTCTCCAAGACCACCTGTCCTTATTGCAAAATGGCCaagaacgtgttcaatgaaatCGGTGCCAACTACAAAGTGGTCGAACTGGATGAACACAATGACGGGAGGAGACTGCAAGAGGCCTTAGCTCAGGTGACCGGTGCCAGAACG GTGCCGAGAGTCTTCATCAACGGAAACTGCATCGGCGGGTGCTCCGACACCAAacagctccaccagcaggggAGGCTGGTGCCCCTGATCGAACAGTGTGCtccctgctgctccagctccgaGGGCTCCGCCAGCGGACAGTTCGCTAAATGA
- the glrx2 gene encoding glutaredoxin 2 isoform X3: protein MGNFTSSTTGSLSSTSCVQYVQEVVSQNCVVIFSKTTCPYCKMAKNVFNEIGANYKVVELDEHNDGRRLQEALAQVTGARTVPRVFINGNCIGGCSDTKQLHQQGRLVPLIEQCAPCCSSSEGSASGQFAK, encoded by the exons ATGGGGAATTTTACATCGTCCACGACTGGGAGTCTGTCGAGCACATCCTGCGTACAGTATGTTCAG GAAGTGGTGTCACAGAACTGTGTCGTGATATTCTCCAAGACCACCTGTCCTTATTGCAAAATGGCCaagaacgtgttcaatgaaatCGGTGCCAACTACAAAGTGGTCGAACTGGATGAACACAATGACGGGAGGAGACTGCAAGAGGCCTTAGCTCAGGTGACCGGTGCCAGAACG GTGCCGAGAGTCTTCATCAACGGAAACTGCATCGGCGGGTGCTCCGACACCAAacagctccaccagcaggggAGGCTGGTGCCCCTGATCGAACAGTGTGCtccctgctgctccagctccgaGGGCTCCGCCAGCGGACAGTTCGCTAAATGA
- the glrx2 gene encoding glutaredoxin 2 isoform X2 — MDMSIFRPVVILQLDIISMVVISLQLVSSFEISSLIRMGNFTSSTTGSLSSTSCVQYVQEVVSQNCVVIFSKTTCPYCKMAKNVFNEIGANYKVVELDEHNDGRRLQEALAQVTGARTVPRVFINGNCIGGCSDTKQLHQQGRLVPLIEQCAPCCSSSEGSASGQFAK; from the exons ATGGACATGAGTATTTTCAGACCAGTAGTTATCCTCCAGTTAGATATTATTTCAATGGTAGTTATTAGTCTTCAGCTCGTCTCTTCTTTTGAAATCTCTTCACTCATACG aATGGGGAATTTTACATCGTCCACGACTGGGAGTCTGTCGAGCACATCCTGCGTACAGTATGTTCAG GAAGTGGTGTCACAGAACTGTGTCGTGATATTCTCCAAGACCACCTGTCCTTATTGCAAAATGGCCaagaacgtgttcaatgaaatCGGTGCCAACTACAAAGTGGTCGAACTGGATGAACACAATGACGGGAGGAGACTGCAAGAGGCCTTAGCTCAGGTGACCGGTGCCAGAACG GTGCCGAGAGTCTTCATCAACGGAAACTGCATCGGCGGGTGCTCCGACACCAAacagctccaccagcaggggAGGCTGGTGCCCCTGATCGAACAGTGTGCtccctgctgctccagctccgaGGGCTCCGCCAGCGGACAGTTCGCTAAATGA